The Candidatus Endomicrobium procryptotermitis genome has a window encoding:
- a CDS encoding DUF2779 domain-containing protein, producing MIGYINKGVFLNYIDCPTLGWMSKRGLVPRQNGLNDKLLMLEGRNIHKLSWKLFPDAVNAKKSDILDSNQRTKQLIEEGACTILEASFVAGGFSVRTDIIVKTKNNRWHLYEVKSGSKYKVKYVEDMAFSAMVLSKYGLQIEKASLMHLSHNYRLGMSEEKLFSSLDCSEKVCTKASEYSGISQKALDDIKSDKMPDPFLKRQCKNCPVFDVCMGKGMKNHIFDLPRLSGIAIEGLIALGADTIDKVPVDFELTEHQKIVKNCVLTSTYYVSKNLKAELEKIKYPVFYLDFESVTTIMPLYPDIAPHTQLLTQFSIHKSENVEEALKHFEYIADHTKDCRREIAEKLVKCFGREGSIITYSNFEKVAIRRLAPMFPDLTEALKNIIDRLVDIEAIVRNNYYDVNFHGRSSIKIVLPVMVPEMNYKDLEIGEGAAAAAAFSFMAMGLYDETKINETKKNLLQYCAQDTLAMVKIHKFLIDAAAEKYRN from the coding sequence ATGATAGGATACATAAATAAAGGCGTTTTTCTCAATTATATAGATTGTCCGACTTTGGGCTGGATGTCGAAAAGAGGGTTGGTTCCGCGTCAGAACGGACTTAACGATAAACTTTTGATGCTTGAAGGAAGAAATATACACAAATTGTCGTGGAAACTTTTTCCAGATGCAGTAAATGCCAAAAAAAGTGACATACTTGATTCCAACCAACGCACAAAACAGCTTATAGAAGAAGGCGCGTGTACAATTCTAGAAGCTTCTTTTGTTGCCGGCGGTTTTTCCGTCAGGACAGATATAATAGTGAAAACTAAGAACAACAGATGGCATTTATATGAAGTAAAATCCGGTAGCAAGTATAAAGTCAAATATGTTGAAGATATGGCATTTAGCGCCATGGTTTTGTCGAAGTATGGACTTCAAATTGAAAAAGCCTCTCTTATGCATTTGTCGCATAATTACCGTTTGGGAATGAGCGAAGAAAAACTTTTCAGCTCTTTGGACTGTTCCGAAAAAGTTTGCACAAAAGCCTCCGAATATTCTGGCATTTCACAAAAAGCTTTGGATGACATAAAATCTGATAAAATGCCCGACCCTTTTCTTAAAAGGCAATGCAAAAATTGTCCAGTTTTTGATGTCTGCATGGGAAAAGGCATGAAAAATCATATTTTTGATTTGCCGCGGCTTTCTGGAATCGCCATTGAAGGGCTTATAGCGCTCGGCGCGGACACTATAGATAAAGTTCCGGTCGATTTTGAGCTTACTGAACATCAAAAAATAGTGAAAAACTGCGTTCTTACCTCAACATATTATGTCAGTAAAAATCTTAAAGCAGAACTGGAAAAAATAAAATATCCGGTTTTTTATCTGGACTTTGAATCCGTAACCACGATAATGCCTCTTTATCCGGACATTGCTCCGCATACACAGCTTTTAACGCAGTTTTCGATACACAAAAGCGAAAATGTTGAGGAAGCGTTAAAGCATTTTGAATATATAGCCGATCATACAAAAGACTGCCGTCGCGAAATAGCCGAAAAACTTGTCAAATGCTTTGGCAGGGAAGGAAGCATAATAACTTATTCGAATTTTGAAAAAGTCGCAATAAGAAGGCTTGCCCCGATGTTTCCTGATTTGACCGAAGCTTTAAAAAATATAATTGACAGGCTTGTCGATATTGAAGCCATAGTGCGCAATAATTATTATGACGTAAACTTTCATGGACGCTCTTCGATTAAAATAGTTCTCCCTGTAATGGTACCCGAAATGAATTATAAAGATCTTGAAATAGGCGAAGGCGCAGCTGCTGCTGCGGCATTTTCATTTATGGCTATGGGGCTATACGATGAAACAAAAATTAACGAAACGAAAAAAAATCTTCTGCAATACTGCGCTCAAGACACGCTTGCCATGGTCAAAATTCATAAATTCTTAATTGACGCTGCCGCTGAAAAATATAGAAATTAG
- a CDS encoding GDP-mannose 4,6-dehydratase yields the protein MSILITGAAGFIAGKVCEMLLKSGKDIVAIDNMNNYYDVKIKNYRLRNLKKLKGFIFYKSDIENRKSIENIVKRHKITAIINLAARAGVRYSMENPFIYVSTNTMGTLNLLDIAKDYKINKFVLASTSSLYAGQKMPFSENLAVNTPISPYASSKKGAEAICYSYHYLYGLDITVVRYFTVYGPAGRPDMSIIRFIKWIDEGKPIELFGDGSQSRDFTYVDDIARGTIKALKKTGYKIINLGSNRPYKLSHMINLIEKYLGKKAAYDYKPFHKADITATWANINEAKKTFGWTPKISLEQGIKKTVDWYIENKSWFKNVKL from the coding sequence ATGTCAATTTTGATTACCGGAGCGGCAGGGTTTATCGCGGGCAAAGTATGCGAAATGCTTCTAAAGTCGGGGAAAGACATCGTTGCAATAGACAATATGAACAATTATTATGATGTGAAAATAAAAAATTACAGGCTTAGAAATCTGAAAAAACTGAAAGGTTTTATATTTTATAAATCAGATATTGAAAATAGAAAAAGTATTGAAAATATAGTAAAAAGACATAAAATTACCGCTATTATAAATCTTGCCGCAAGAGCAGGAGTGCGTTATAGCATGGAAAATCCGTTTATATATGTTTCCACAAATACTATGGGTACGCTTAATCTTCTTGACATTGCAAAAGATTACAAAATCAATAAATTTGTTTTGGCATCAACTTCTTCTTTGTACGCGGGGCAAAAAATGCCTTTCAGCGAAAATCTTGCCGTAAACACTCCTATTTCTCCGTACGCCTCTTCGAAAAAAGGCGCGGAAGCAATTTGTTATTCTTATCATTATTTATACGGTTTGGATATAACGGTTGTCAGATATTTTACCGTTTATGGACCAGCTGGAAGACCCGATATGAGCATAATACGTTTTATCAAATGGATTGATGAAGGAAAACCGATTGAACTTTTCGGGGACGGTTCACAAAGCAGAGATTTCACTTATGTCGATGATATAGCAAGAGGAACAATTAAAGCTTTAAAAAAAACCGGCTATAAAATTATAAATCTTGGAAGCAATAGACCGTATAAACTCAGCCATATGATTAACCTTATAGAAAAATATCTCGGAAAAAAAGCAGCATACGATTATAAACCATTCCATAAAGCTGATATAACCGCGACATGGGCTAACATAAACGAAGCAAAGAAAACATTTGGCTGGACGCCAAAAATTTCTTTAGAGCAGGGCATAAAAAAGACAGTAGATTGGTATATTGAAAATAAATCATGGTTTAAAAATGTTAAATTGTAA
- a CDS encoding nucleotide sugar dehydrogenase, producing MYKELLRKINDKKAKIGIIGQGYVGLPLSVELCKRGFKVTGFEVDKSKVSDINRGKSYIGDVSSDDMKELVKSGSFDATLDFKSLSKEDVIIICVPTPLRKSKDPDVSYILSAAQNVKNSLKKGQLVILESTTYPGTTKDLMLPILKETGLEAGKDFFLAFSPERIDPSNKKFGIQNTPKVAGGVSVHCTELAAAVYGSFTKVQKVSSTEAAEMVKLLENTFRAVNIALVNEVALMCNKLELNVWEIIDAAATKPFGFMPFYPGPGIGGHCIPLDPHYLSWKLKTLNFYSRFIELAGEMNSKMPEYVVSKVTDALNYKSKALKGSKIIILGAAYKKNVADVRESPALDVINLLILKGAKVSYYDPYIPSIKNCNCGQSLFSEKNLDGLKKYDAVVIIADHTCVDYKKVLKDSKIIIDTRNVFKDNKSGKIVGI from the coding sequence ATGTATAAAGAGTTACTGCGGAAAATTAATGACAAAAAAGCGAAAATAGGAATTATCGGTCAGGGATACGTCGGGCTCCCTTTGTCTGTTGAGCTTTGCAAACGCGGATTTAAAGTGACGGGATTTGAAGTTGATAAATCTAAAGTTTCCGATATAAATAGAGGAAAATCTTATATAGGCGATGTTTCATCGGATGATATGAAAGAGCTTGTCAAATCCGGCAGCTTTGACGCTACGTTAGATTTTAAAAGCCTTTCAAAAGAGGACGTAATAATAATATGCGTTCCGACACCTTTAAGAAAGTCAAAAGATCCGGACGTGTCTTATATTTTGTCTGCGGCGCAAAATGTTAAAAATAGTTTAAAAAAAGGTCAGCTTGTAATTCTTGAATCCACGACTTACCCGGGAACTACCAAAGATCTCATGTTGCCGATTTTGAAAGAAACGGGGCTTGAAGCGGGAAAAGATTTCTTTTTGGCTTTCAGTCCAGAAAGGATCGATCCTTCGAATAAAAAATTCGGAATACAAAATACTCCTAAAGTCGCAGGGGGAGTTAGTGTTCATTGTACGGAGCTGGCGGCGGCCGTTTACGGTTCGTTTACAAAAGTGCAGAAAGTTTCTTCGACTGAAGCCGCCGAAATGGTAAAACTTTTGGAAAACACTTTCAGAGCGGTAAATATTGCGCTTGTCAATGAAGTGGCTTTGATGTGTAATAAACTTGAGCTAAACGTTTGGGAAATAATAGATGCGGCTGCGACAAAACCTTTTGGCTTTATGCCTTTTTATCCCGGACCAGGAATAGGCGGGCATTGCATTCCTTTAGATCCTCACTACTTATCGTGGAAACTTAAAACTTTAAATTTTTATTCAAGATTTATAGAACTTGCCGGCGAAATGAATTCAAAAATGCCGGAATACGTCGTTTCAAAAGTCACAGACGCTTTAAACTACAAATCGAAAGCTTTAAAAGGTTCGAAAATTATCATTTTAGGCGCAGCGTACAAGAAAAATGTGGCTGATGTAAGAGAATCGCCCGCTCTTGACGTGATAAATCTTTTAATTTTGAAAGGTGCTAAAGTCTCTTATTACGATCCCTATATACCTTCAATAAAAAATTGCAACTGCGGGCAGAGCTTATTTTCGGAAAAAAATCTTGACGGACTGAAAAAATATGATGCTGTAGTTATCATAGCAGACCATACCTGTGTCGATTATAAAAAAGTCTTAAAAGATTCTAAAATAATAATAGACACGAGAAACGTGTTCAAAGATAACAAATCGGGCAAAATCGTAGGAATATAA
- a CDS encoding GT-D fold domain-containing protein, whose translation MKKKENFLKIFINNLRYLFRYNIKQMEKNSVKKYELPFLFDNLKYELEYDNVKPVRPEIFDYNETIDILIKSDKSLIRYGDGEFMVMMGKSIPFQEYNEDLADKLKNILKTKSEKILIGIPYVTFYSFDLMTEYAREYMWQWSIENRKKIIELIDIETKYCDTLCSQVYANYNIDFKEYFKKVQMIWEGKDIVIICGDRVFKNIKNNIFDNAASIKYLYTLSKNAFYKYDEILKEALKEDKERLIIVISGPTANILVNDLAKNGYRALDFGHIAKDYDYYIANVIHTKESNRQFFSPD comes from the coding sequence ATGAAAAAAAAAGAAAATTTTTTGAAAATTTTTATAAATAATCTGCGTTATTTGTTCAGATATAATATTAAACAGATGGAAAAAAATTCTGTCAAAAAATATGAACTTCCATTTTTGTTTGATAATCTAAAATACGAGTTGGAGTATGATAATGTAAAGCCTGTCAGACCTGAGATATTCGATTATAATGAGACGATAGATATTCTTATAAAATCGGATAAAAGTTTGATTCGTTACGGCGATGGAGAGTTTATGGTAATGATGGGGAAATCCATACCTTTTCAGGAATATAACGAAGATTTGGCAGATAAGTTGAAAAATATTCTCAAAACCAAATCCGAAAAAATTCTTATAGGAATTCCATACGTTACATTTTATTCGTTTGATTTAATGACGGAATATGCAAGAGAATATATGTGGCAATGGAGTATTGAAAACAGAAAAAAGATTATTGAACTCATTGATATTGAAACGAAATACTGTGATACTCTGTGCAGCCAGGTATACGCCAATTATAATATCGATTTTAAGGAATACTTCAAAAAAGTGCAAATGATTTGGGAAGGAAAAGATATAGTGATAATATGCGGCGATAGAGTTTTTAAAAATATAAAAAATAATATTTTCGATAATGCTGCGTCTATAAAGTATTTATATACTTTGTCCAAAAATGCTTTTTATAAATATGATGAGATATTGAAAGAAGCGCTGAAAGAAGATAAAGAAAGACTTATTATAGTTATTTCTGGTCCTACTGCTAACATTTTGGTAAATGATCTGGCGAAAAACGGATACAGAGCCTTGGATTTTGGACATATAGCCAAAGATTATGATTATTACATTGCAAATGTAATTCATACCAAAGAATCAAATCGTCAATTTTTCAGCCCGGATTAG
- a CDS encoding NAD-dependent epimerase/dehydratase family protein, protein MKILITGGAGFIGSNIADAAVENSHKIVILDNLSSGKKENINKKAKFYKADIVNAKKVSEIFKREKPDIIIHCAAQIDVRKSVSDPKHDAKINILGSLNILKACVENRVKKVIFASSGGTIYGECGLKAPDENAFPNPLSPYGIAKYSVENYIKFYSEIHGIKYTILRYGNVYGPRQDPKGEAGVIAIFALKMLNNEAVTVFGDGRQLRDYVFVSDVVNANLKAITKADNQIINIGTGKAAALNDIVMLMSKLSKTDKRPVYKPKREGELFKSFLNIKKAAKVLMWKPKININQGIKDTIDYFSK, encoded by the coding sequence ATGAAAATTTTAATTACAGGCGGTGCGGGCTTTATAGGTTCAAATATTGCGGATGCCGCTGTTGAGAACTCTCATAAGATTGTAATTTTGGATAATCTGTCTTCAGGCAAAAAAGAAAATATAAATAAAAAAGCGAAATTTTATAAAGCGGATATAGTTAATGCCAAAAAGGTGTCTGAAATCTTTAAAAGGGAAAAACCTGATATAATTATACACTGTGCGGCTCAGATTGATGTAAGAAAATCTGTGTCTGACCCTAAGCATGATGCAAAGATTAATATTCTCGGTTCTTTGAACATACTAAAAGCCTGCGTCGAAAATAGAGTAAAAAAAGTCATATTCGCATCTTCGGGTGGAACGATTTACGGAGAATGCGGTTTGAAAGCTCCCGATGAAAATGCTTTTCCTAATCCTTTGTCTCCTTATGGGATTGCAAAATATTCCGTAGAAAATTACATAAAATTTTACTCGGAAATTCATGGGATTAAATATACGATTTTAAGATACGGAAATGTTTACGGTCCGAGGCAGGATCCAAAAGGTGAAGCTGGAGTCATAGCGATTTTTGCGCTTAAAATGCTTAATAATGAGGCAGTCACGGTATTTGGCGATGGCAGACAGCTGAGGGATTATGTGTTTGTTTCAGATGTCGTAAACGCTAATTTAAAAGCTATTACAAAAGCCGACAATCAGATAATAAATATAGGCACGGGAAAAGCGGCTGCATTAAATGATATAGTTATGTTAATGTCTAAATTATCGAAGACAGATAAAAGACCGGTGTATAAACCCAAAAGAGAAGGAGAATTGTTTAAGAGTTTTCTGAATATAAAAAAAGCGGCGAAAGTTTTGATGTGGAAACCGAAAATAAATATTAATCAAGGAATAAAAGATACTATTGATTATTTTTCAAAATAA
- a CDS encoding NDP-sugar synthase, producing MKAFVLAAGAGTRLRPLTHDIPKPMIPILGKPALYHTLNNLGKYGFDNVCINLFHCPDCITDYFKNNYMDIKLSYSLEKKLLGTAGAIKKQEKFLDETFTVMSGDGLTDINLEKVLAFHKKKKALATIVLKKTDIRLEYGIVVTDKTSRVKKFVEKPKWSDIFADMVNTGIYIFEPEILKYVPENKFFDFSVDLFPLLLKNKKKVFAYPMEEYWTDIGNILEYKKGVFDALDGKVKINVSGCKKQGSYISKYARIDESAKIKWPCFIDDNAYIGRNVIINPYSVISQNVRIEDNAAIKSSVIWEGSRIGNGAKLSNTIVGYKGRIPDGIMLFDSIIMS from the coding sequence ATGAAAGCTTTTGTTTTGGCGGCGGGTGCGGGAACGAGATTAAGACCTTTAACACATGATATTCCAAAACCTATGATTCCGATACTCGGCAAACCTGCTTTATATCATACTTTAAACAATCTCGGAAAATATGGTTTTGACAATGTTTGCATAAACCTTTTTCACTGTCCGGACTGTATAACCGATTATTTCAAAAATAATTATATGGATATAAAGCTCAGTTATTCTTTAGAAAAAAAACTACTCGGCACAGCTGGAGCCATAAAGAAGCAGGAAAAATTTTTAGACGAAACTTTTACCGTTATGTCGGGTGACGGACTGACAGACATCAACCTTGAAAAAGTTTTGGCTTTTCATAAAAAGAAAAAAGCTTTGGCCACGATAGTTTTAAAAAAGACTGATATAAGACTTGAATATGGCATTGTCGTTACAGATAAAACCTCTAGAGTAAAAAAGTTTGTGGAAAAGCCGAAATGGAGCGATATTTTTGCTGACATGGTAAACACCGGGATATATATTTTTGAGCCGGAAATATTAAAATATGTCCCTGAAAATAAATTTTTTGATTTCAGCGTGGATTTGTTCCCCCTATTATTAAAAAATAAGAAAAAAGTTTTTGCTTATCCGATGGAAGAATATTGGACGGATATCGGTAACATTCTAGAATACAAGAAAGGCGTTTTTGACGCTTTGGACGGGAAAGTGAAAATTAATGTCTCCGGATGTAAGAAACAAGGAAGCTATATAAGCAAATATGCAAGGATTGATGAAAGTGCAAAAATAAAATGGCCTTGTTTTATAGATGACAATGCATATATAGGCAGAAATGTTATTATTAATCCTTATTCGGTTATATCCCAGAATGTGAGAATCGAAGATAATGCTGCCATAAAAAGTTCAGTTATATGGGAAGGTTCTCGTATAGGTAATGGTGCAAAGTTAAGCAATACTATAGTAGGATATAAAGGCAGAATTCCAGATGGCATTATGCTGTTTGATTCAATAATAATGAGTTAA
- the metK gene encoding methionine adenosyltransferase: MAKQNGYVFTSESVTEGHPDKVCDIVSDSILDAILTQDPKARVACETFASPGLLIIGGEVTTKTYVNIKEIAKKTLKKIGYDSPEFGFSYEDCAIINLINEQSPDIAQGVDTGGAGDQGLMIGFACKETKELMPLPIVLAHKLAMNLAQVRKKNILPYLAPDGKTQVTVEYEDWKPKRVAAVVLSTQHTKAILDKSGNKITEKSKKEIFDKIIKPVLGKLIDKDTKIHINPTGKFVKGGPAADTGLTGRKIIVDTYGGMAPHGGGAFSGKDSTKVDRSAGYMARHIAKNIVAAGFADKCTVQLAYAIGVSEPVSVMVDTHHSGKIAGEVLEPAVRKVFPLTPKGIIDYLDLRKPIFAKTAAYGHFGREDKDFKWEAANKVEELIKTVNK, encoded by the coding sequence ATGGCTAAACAAAATGGATATGTTTTTACTTCAGAGTCAGTAACTGAAGGACATCCTGATAAAGTCTGCGATATTGTTTCAGACAGTATTTTGGATGCGATACTTACACAAGATCCGAAGGCAAGGGTTGCCTGCGAGACTTTTGCGTCGCCGGGACTTCTTATTATTGGCGGAGAAGTTACCACGAAAACTTATGTCAATATTAAAGAAATTGCAAAAAAAACGCTTAAAAAAATAGGCTATGACAGTCCGGAATTTGGTTTCAGTTATGAGGATTGCGCGATAATAAACTTGATAAACGAGCAATCTCCAGATATTGCACAGGGCGTCGATACTGGAGGTGCAGGCGATCAAGGTCTTATGATAGGATTTGCTTGTAAAGAGACAAAAGAACTCATGCCTTTGCCCATAGTTTTAGCTCATAAACTTGCGATGAACCTTGCGCAGGTAAGAAAAAAAAATATTCTGCCTTATCTTGCCCCCGATGGGAAAACGCAAGTCACGGTTGAATATGAAGATTGGAAGCCGAAAAGAGTTGCAGCCGTAGTTTTATCCACGCAGCATACAAAAGCAATTCTTGATAAGAGCGGTAATAAAATTACGGAGAAATCAAAAAAAGAAATTTTTGACAAAATAATAAAACCTGTGCTGGGCAAATTGATAGATAAAGATACAAAAATCCATATAAATCCTACAGGAAAATTTGTTAAGGGGGGTCCTGCCGCCGATACGGGGCTTACCGGCAGAAAAATTATAGTCGATACCTATGGGGGAATGGCTCCTCACGGGGGAGGCGCATTTTCTGGCAAAGATTCCACCAAAGTTGACAGAAGCGCCGGCTATATGGCAAGACATATTGCAAAAAATATCGTTGCTGCAGGTTTTGCGGATAAATGTACAGTTCAGCTTGCTTATGCTATAGGTGTTTCCGAGCCTGTTTCAGTTATGGTTGACACTCACCACAGTGGTAAAATTGCAGGAGAAGTTCTCGAACCGGCTGTCAGAAAAGTTTTCCCGCTTACCCCTAAAGGCATTATAGATTATCTTGATCTTAGAAAGCCAATTTTTGCAAAAACAGCAGCATACGGACATTTTGGCAGAGAAGACAAAGACTTTAAGTGGGAAGCGGCAAATAAGGTTGAAGAACTTATAAAGACAGTTAACAAGTAG
- the ahcY gene encoding adenosylhomocysteinase gives MKYDIKDIKFAQKGNKRILWAEKEMPVLRQIKERFSKQKPLNRKKIACCLHVTAETANLAITLKAGGANVYLCASNPLSTQDDVAASLVKHHKIPVFAIKGEDNKTYYSHINTLLSASPEITMDDGADLVTTIILKRKDLLEDIIGGTEETTTGVVRLRAMENDKVLAYPVIAVNDALTKHFFDNRYGTGQSTIDGIVRATNILLAGRVIVVVGYGWCGRGFAMRSKGLGAHVIVTEVDHLKAIEAAMDGYEVMRMKDAAKKGDIFVTLTGNLNVIDKEHFSLMKNGAVVCNSGHFNDEINLKALKQISKSVTNVRNFTDEYTLKNNKKIYVLGEGRLINLAAAEGHPASVMDMSFANQALSVEYIVKNHKSLDKRVYAVPEELDNEIAKLKLNAMGIKIDVLTAEQKRYLNSWQAGT, from the coding sequence ATGAAATACGATATTAAAGATATTAAATTTGCACAAAAAGGAAATAAAAGAATTTTATGGGCAGAAAAAGAAATGCCCGTATTAAGGCAAATAAAAGAAAGATTTTCAAAACAGAAACCTTTAAATAGAAAAAAAATAGCATGCTGCCTTCACGTTACTGCTGAAACCGCCAATTTAGCGATAACTTTGAAAGCAGGTGGAGCAAATGTTTACTTATGTGCGTCTAATCCTTTGTCGACTCAGGACGATGTTGCGGCTTCGCTTGTAAAACATCATAAGATACCCGTTTTTGCGATAAAAGGCGAAGATAATAAAACTTATTATAGTCATATAAACACACTTTTGTCCGCTTCTCCGGAAATAACCATGGATGACGGAGCAGACCTTGTCACGACGATAATTTTAAAAAGAAAAGATTTATTGGAAGATATTATTGGCGGCACAGAAGAAACTACGACAGGAGTTGTGCGGTTGAGAGCGATGGAAAACGACAAAGTTTTAGCTTATCCCGTTATAGCCGTAAATGACGCTTTGACAAAACATTTTTTTGATAACAGGTATGGAACGGGGCAGTCTACGATTGACGGGATAGTCAGAGCTACAAATATTTTGCTTGCAGGAAGAGTTATCGTAGTTGTCGGTTACGGTTGGTGCGGAAGGGGATTTGCGATGAGGTCGAAAGGGTTGGGTGCACATGTTATAGTTACTGAAGTCGATCATCTCAAAGCTATAGAAGCCGCTATGGATGGATATGAAGTTATGAGAATGAAAGATGCCGCTAAAAAAGGAGATATTTTTGTCACGCTTACCGGCAATTTAAACGTTATAGATAAAGAACACTTTTCTTTAATGAAAAATGGAGCTGTTGTCTGCAATTCAGGGCATTTTAATGACGAAATAAATTTAAAGGCTTTAAAACAGATATCGAAATCCGTTACCAATGTCAGAAATTTTACCGATGAATATACGTTAAAAAATAATAAAAAAATATACGTGCTCGGTGAAGGAAGACTTATAAATCTTGCGGCCGCAGAAGGTCATCCTGCAAGCGTTATGGACATGTCATTTGCAAATCAGGCTTTATCTGTCGAATATATCGTTAAAAATCATAAAAGTCTTGATAAACGCGTATATGCCGTTCCGGAAGAACTCGACAATGAGATTGCGAAGCTTAAATTAAACGCAATGGGCATAAAAATAGATGTCTTGACCGCAGAACAGAAAAGATATCTAAATTCATGGCAAGCCGGAACTTAA
- a CDS encoding glycosyltransferase family 8 protein encodes MINIAFGLDDNFAPHCGAAVVSILSNHKLLSDEDKIHFFFFGNLSNENKEKLSSLKEIQDFRETFIEVDNSEFDKLPLRNGQRIAIYNVLMIPDLIPSEIKKVIFLDCDIIVNKDISELWNIDIKDHLVAAVKDNYMGKQNYFNSGVMVFNLPKLREFCFYDKWKEYIKYNVYKMTLHDQDILNPVLMSNTFYLPVNWNVHHGIYLTLYKQYDKKDIDSFLSFCNIVHYSTKVKPWHSLSVHPLKYLYFKYAEITPWKNQIKKYSWYAKTKSFLKIFFKYWFVHPVFFVKPKFWKSIKQKGWLMTLY; translated from the coding sequence ATGATAAATATCGCTTTTGGTCTTGACGACAATTTCGCCCCTCACTGCGGAGCCGCGGTAGTTTCAATATTGAGTAATCATAAACTTTTATCCGATGAGGATAAAATACATTTTTTCTTTTTTGGAAATCTCAGCAATGAAAACAAAGAAAAACTTTCCTCACTTAAAGAAATTCAGGATTTTCGAGAAACGTTTATTGAGGTAGATAATTCCGAATTTGACAAACTTCCCCTGCGTAATGGGCAAAGAATCGCTATTTATAATGTATTGATGATACCCGATTTGATTCCCAGTGAGATAAAAAAAGTAATTTTTCTTGACTGCGACATTATAGTAAATAAGGACATATCAGAACTGTGGAATATCGACATTAAAGACCATCTGGTCGCGGCAGTGAAAGACAATTATATGGGAAAACAAAATTATTTTAATTCGGGAGTGATGGTTTTTAATTTGCCAAAGCTTCGTGAGTTTTGTTTCTACGATAAATGGAAAGAATACATAAAATATAATGTCTATAAAATGACTTTACACGATCAAGACATATTAAATCCCGTTTTAATGTCAAATACTTTTTATCTTCCGGTAAATTGGAACGTTCATCACGGTATTTATTTGACTTTATACAAACAATACGATAAAAAAGATATTGACTCTTTTCTTTCTTTCTGTAATATAGTTCACTATTCCACGAAAGTAAAACCTTGGCATTCTCTTTCGGTGCATCCGCTGAAATATTTATATTTCAAATATGCGGAAATTACTCCGTGGAAAAATCAAATAAAAAAATATTCATGGTATGCTAAAACAAAAAGTTTTTTAAAGATATTTTTTAAATATTGGTTTGTTCACCCTGTCTTTTTTGTCAAACCTAAATTCTGGAAGAGTATAAAACAAAAAGGCTGGCTGATGACATTGTATTAA